The following DNA comes from Flammeovirgaceae bacterium.
ATCCACTACTGCAAAACCCTATAATATAAACTTGCCAAGTGCGGGCCCAAGCCAGGGTAGGGTCTTGATAATACGGGCGACCGGCACCAACGCTTCCGATGGCCTTATTGTCAACGCTGCTGATGGAATTGATGGAAACTCAAATACTGGGATTTTATACGGTGGGGAATTGAATCGCACCTATGCAATAACGGTATTTTCTGATGGGAAGGCCTGGTGGACGATTTCAAATGCAAAATACTGATGAATAAAATATTCTTATTTCTAAGTTCAACTAATAAGTGCAACACAAGAGGCTGAAAGAAAGAGGGATTTCTCCCCCTTTCAATTGGCCAAGATCATTTAAACTTGTGTTGCAATGTCAAATTATAAACAACTTGGTCAAGGGCAAAGGTATGTAATTGACCGCCTACTTAGGCAAGGAAAAAGCCAGAAAGAAATAGCCGATGTGCTGGGGTACAACAAATCCACCATTAGCCGTGAACTTAAGCGCAATACTCCCAAACGGGGCAGGGGCGCAAAATTGTATGACCCTGAAAAGGCCCAAATGAAGACCGAAGGCAGGCACCGGGGCAAGAACAAGCACACCACCTTCACCGATGGGATGCGCAGGCAGATCGTGGAACAATTGACCATTGAAAAATGGAGCCCGGAATTGATTTCACAAATCGGCCGCCAGCACGATCCGGGTTTTGTCAGCCATGAAACCATCTACCAATGGATATGGGACATGAAGCATGGCCGTAAGCGGGAAGACCGGCCCTACCAGCACCTGTACAAAGACTTGAGGCATGGGCGCAGGAGGAGAAAACGCGGAAACTACCATGATAACAGGGGTTGTATAGCAAACCGTGTTTCAATTGAAAAGCGGCCTGTCATTGTGGAAAAGCGTAAACGGATCGGTGATGTGGAAGTGGACTTAATGCTGGGCAAGAACCACCGACCTGGACTGTTGGTCATTACCGACCGGGCTTCCTTAAAGACATCGTTGGTCAAAATAACCACCAAGGCATCCAAGCCAATTGCCCGGTCAATCATTCGCAAAATGAAACCATGTGGCCAATGGCTGAAGACCTTTACCTATGACAACGACCTTGCCTTTGCTTTGCACACAGTGGTGAACGAAGCACTGAAAACCAAGTCGTTCTTTACCCATCCGTACACGTCACAGGAAAAAGGGACCGTGGAAAACCGTATTGGTATATTGCGTAGGTTCTTCCCTAAGAAAACGGATTTTGCCTTGGTGACCAAAAAACAGGTGCGGGACGTGGAAAAAATGATCAATGAAAGACCTGTGAGAAAATTTAATTATCAAACCCCAAATGCCGTATTTTTACAAAAACTAAAAGTTGCACTTATTACTTGAACACAGCATTGCTTTTGGCACTGTCATTCAATTATTTGGCGTTTGGGCAGGTTTTTTACAATAGTGGCGCTATTGTAATGATATCCTCAAACACTATTTTTTCCGTTGGCGATAGCCTTGTCAATAATGGCACCCTCACCAACAATGGCGAAATGGTGGTGGGAGGGACATGGATAAACACGGGCACCTACCATCCTGGGACCGGGGGGATTACCTTTAACAATCCATCGGGGGGAAAGCCGCAAATCATCAACCACAATAGCCAATCGTTCAACAAGCTGACCATAAGCGGTGGCGGGGAGAAATTGATACTGGCCAACCTGACAGTGGTAGGGGAGCTTAACCTCGTGAACGGGGTTATTGCCAGCCAAAACAACTCCAAGGTAATTTTCCTGTCCGGGGCAACCATTACTGGGGGTTCGGACCAATCTCATATCCACGGCCCGGTAGAGCAGCAAGGTGCCGGTAAGTGGCTTTTTCCGTTGGGCACCGGCAGTGTGTATTTACCTGTTGAAATTTCCAGTATCACTGACGACAAGGCCAGGGGGACCGTTCAATGGCATGGGCTGGGCAGCGGGGAAACCCTGGCCGGGGAACGCGGGATCGCACAGATGTCTTCAAAACAATAT
Coding sequences within:
- a CDS encoding IS30 family transposase, whose protein sequence is MSNYKQLGQGQRYVIDRLLRQGKSQKEIADVLGYNKSTISRELKRNTPKRGRGAKLYDPEKAQMKTEGRHRGKNKHTTFTDGMRRQIVEQLTIEKWSPELISQIGRQHDPGFVSHETIYQWIWDMKHGRKREDRPYQHLYKDLRHGRRRRKRGNYHDNRGCIANRVSIEKRPVIVEKRKRIGDVEVDLMLGKNHRPGLLVITDRASLKTSLVKITTKASKPIARSIIRKMKPCGQWLKTFTYDNDLAFALHTVVNEALKTKSFFTHPYTSQEKGTVENRIGILRRFFPKKTDFALVTKKQVRDVEKMINERPVRKFNYQTPNAVFLQKLKVALIT
- a CDS encoding gliding motility-associated C-terminal domain-containing protein, giving the protein MNTALLLALSFNYLAFGQVFYNSGAIVMISSNTIFSVGDSLVNNGTLTNNGEMVVGGTWINTGTYHPGTGGITFNNPSGGKPQIINHNSQSFNKLTISGGGEKLILANLTVVGELNLVNGVIASQNNSKVIFLSGATITGGSDQSHIHGPVEQQGAGKWLFPLGTGSVYLPVEISSITDDKARGTVQWHGLGSGETLAGERGIAQMSSKQYWELNGLGGSFGNAVITLPVREEGFSALPGLFAVGQSDAPLGPYESLGQSGFTGTPGHGSVSSELPLTLSFFTVVALSGEKNVVAYNGVSPNGDGYNDYFEIFNIDQYPNNKVSIYNRWGDKVFEVMGYDNDQKVFKGENNITGSGKLSSGVYFYRILLGDGTQELNGYLELKAGPR